A window of the Juglans microcarpa x Juglans regia isolate MS1-56 chromosome 5D, Jm3101_v1.0, whole genome shotgun sequence genome harbors these coding sequences:
- the LOC121266536 gene encoding uncharacterized protein LOC121266536: MAMPWALTLWLVEMVWVALTGWVSSCLIVADDVASSLRTGDIGPFHVG; the protein is encoded by the coding sequence ATGGCAATGCCATGGGCCTTGACCCTTTGGTTGGTAGAGATGGTGTGGGTGGCTCTGACTGGCTGGGTCTCTTCTTGCCTGATCGTTGCTGATGATGTTGCCAGCTCTCTCAGAACCGGCGATATTGGTCCTTTCCATGTTGGCTGA